Proteins co-encoded in one Oreochromis aureus strain Israel breed Guangdong linkage group 3, ZZ_aureus, whole genome shotgun sequence genomic window:
- the LOC116315103 gene encoding tripartite motif-containing protein 16-like — protein sequence MAQKGVQLDRETFSCSICLDLLKDPVTTTCGHSYCMNCIKSFWDEEDRKRIHSCPQCRKTFTPRPVLEKNIMLAALVEQLKKTGLQAAPADHCYAGPEDVACDVCTGRKLKAIKSCLVCLASYCEKHLKPHYESQTFKKHTLVKTSVKLQENICSRHDEVMKIFCRTDQQSICYLCTMDEHKGHETVPAAAERTEKQKELEVRRLNIQQRIQEREKDVKLLQQEVEAINGSADKAVEDSEKMFTELIHLIQKRSSDVKQQVRSQQETEVSRVKELQEKLEQEIAELKRKDGELEQLSHTEDHNQFLHNYPSLSALSESTHSSSINIRPLRYFEDVTAAVSETRDKLQDILREEWTNISLTVTEVDVLLSPPEPKTRAGFLKYSHEITLDPNTAHRRLLLSEGNRKVTFMKQQQSYSDHPDRFTGWYQVLSRESLTGRCYWEVEWRGGAVRVAVTYKDISRAGSVDECGFGYNDKSWALYCDTNCYKFWHNNVHIDLSAPRFSRVGVYLDHRAGILSFYSVSETMTLLHRVQTTFTQPLYAGLYLWKDGATAELIKVK from the coding sequence ATGGCACAGAAAGGAGTTCAGCTGGACCGAGAAACCTTctcttgttccatctgtttggatctactgaaggatccggtgactacaacctgtggacacagctactgcatgaactgtattaaaagtttctgggatgaagaggacaggaagcgaatccacagctgccctcagtgcaggaagactttcacaccgaggcctgtcctggagaaaaacatcatgttagcagctttagtggagcagctgaagaagactggactccaagctgctccagctgatcactgctatgctggacctgaagatgtggcctgtgatgtctgcactgggaggaagctgaaagcCATCAAGTCCTGTTTAGTCTGTCTGGCCTCTTATTGTGAGAAACACCTCAAACCTCACTATGAATCTCAAACTTTTAAAAAGCATACGCTGGTTAAAACTTCTGtgaagctccaggagaacatctgctctcgtcatgatgaggtgatgaagattttctgtcgtactgatcagcagagtatctgttatctctgcacaatggatgaacataaaggccatgaaacagtcccagctgcagcagaaaggactgagaagcagaaggagctcgaggtgagacgactaaacatccagcagagaatccaggagcgagagaaagatgtgaagctgcttcaacaggaggtggaggccatcaatggctctgctgataaagcagtggaggacagtgagaagatgttcactgagctgatccatctcatccagaaaagaagctctgatgtgaagcagcaggtcagatcccagcaggaaactgaagtgagtcgagtcaaagagcttcaggagaagctggagcaggagatcgctgagctgaagaggaaagacggcgagctggagcagctctcacacacagaggatcacaaccagtttctacacaactacccctcactgtcagcactcagtgagtctacacactcatccagcatcaatattcgtcctctgaggtactttgaggatgtgacagcagctgtgtcagagaccagagataaactacaggacattctgagagaggaatggacaaacatctcactgacagtcactgaagtggatgttttactgtcaccaccagagccaaagaccagagctggattcttaaaatattcacatgaaatcacactggatccaaacacagcacacagacgtctgttattatctgaggggaacagaaaagtaacatttatgaaacaacaacagtcttattctgatcatccagacagattcactGGATGGTATCAGGTTctgagtagagagagtctgactggacgttgttactgggaggtggagtggagaggtGGAGCAGTTCGTGTAGCAGTTACATACAAGGATATCAGCAGAGCAGGGAGCGTCGATGAATGTGGATTTGGATACAATGACAAATCTTGGGCATTATATTGTGACACAAACTGTTATAAATTCTGGCACAACAATGTCCACATTGACCTCTCAGCTCCTCGGTTctccagagtaggagtgtacctggatcacagagcaggtattctgtctttctacagcgtctctgaaaccatgactctcctccacagagtccagaccacattcactcagccgctctatgctggactttATCTTTGGAAAGATGGAGCCACTGCAGAGTTGATTAAAGTCAAATAG